From Aedes albopictus strain Foshan chromosome 1, AalbF5, whole genome shotgun sequence, one genomic window encodes:
- the LOC109414613 gene encoding lysosomal-trafficking regulator (The sequence of the model RefSeq protein was modified relative to this genomic sequence to represent the inferred CDS: added 638 bases not found in genome assembly) encodes MRMASENSSPLSLSATCARIGTLWRNYLNASSNDDRSLDDGDNNTDDIGCSTLVGASKTAWLEVFLYEFGKLSDEQRAYFQRSNISETISSVLSRQLLLFIYEICDSSKGGIPPLPPSEEQTPPKRASSITSSLSSASTYMTARSAMTGSGTVVVAADDTNPVPVPADGADTLGMLPPPQASSTDQHQQNDNKIEPDSFGGSGGGGSGGGGGSDHGEDRCNVLREFLLEGVGGRVLKVLDQIGAKDIVNSREFAEVLIQILPTRKRCLVHQTDLEYPVEYNLQLLKVFKMRTGNSDWRNGTKRNSLNMSSSQIIECSSPVLTSSPPAICRMLSSPPVPQEHKVVQTEPDPPQPTNLADYHTEAFNAHIHATLGHDRLTMIVLNLLESLVIHENIFMIDEKSVTITCLRMAIERLRRQEVFEESARNRQILRHKLLGILMLSLNNLFFLDTLESDHVSLKQITSDVMELLRKELDADSISPISCDFVYNLTYTIVSTVNQTFLHYCEHMVSEQFFKAIFRLLESNLDIVKHVYGLLHEQNGINGTHNSSVVDVLLKMLQNFILVLAPSRASGKKPPRARHRLHHARQDPKTAYICALENILLNIFPVVKYSDQRKLLHFFGENQICCCNATIETLEALLVINSDDLVPRICLNFANRSVICAIFGRSSCTSCEDERHSDCFDGRFNRLHRQAFEAFGREENRPRMPILLKYLQEVVKVIPAALEKFILFELVVPQLRKEMAGFDSGMLDDTTKDLVNGCLLIVGRCLKNAHLFEAFFTEGNVDMLRDFSKRAEFVYHTGVIFRIAFDAADGLDMIEDQLGKIILDNVQALSDHLGALFAVLKSSDVRVRLKGPTAKVGEDLTEQDSTNNVLQVFAEHWKVVRHLIQVNDHFYEAFCKTFGECEDFIRLVCNLFSAILFYDKPKQGESTPSKVSTTDLTEQTSPERRSILNIFHFNDQLIDHQLSSDEFYYSCTAIASDGAEDEDYTLLRELAMEKVMQFPAASQEQLNNGKLERTWSLFDKLNIRQMLTDLVDEYFPGSMAKQRPRFDELPEQARQLLSTGGFIRKRLAMLVELILSTFQVLVDKDNRLEDAMQSALIELKKLLLSGALENWDSPEVTKNVMNALQSLLKIAEVRSEVAGFEVIDGQQTSEYYFPTQSFSSTGRKSVSAEDEVSSTDDSFTTAFDDGYDGDVENDHLLTVVSRSSSTRSREIGSSKVNQHICNIVVDILVELSKKCATDPQNWCSTLSQMVLKLNGIKSHLGGSLYLITGFGPVLQRSDVRLKELQTSILELITDLDSPEVFAKFLQLLSLEDPPVQLILTKLMNLVDTTFKLECYTEVSFPDPSDDGTRISTCDVLLSKKISYLREHHKYYNIRSPFTCSAKMIPLSYVNFSPWSAEGCTASVWFRLNPTHQDINRLTITHLISVGSEKQIVSVFINRQRQFTVRFNKPDRIISSANTKRYLASAIDVSCCDNCAKELSHMWNYKNFLRSIEPSVSVFRIDAPGAQCVYCYKHLPVGRTSVTTSLSNDYFYDLHSEQYTIKDLQLKEDQWTSLALSVQQQDNSISIVLTLNGVQQQTLTISDPCQIHIDTALPVLAIGHRIGVEDDCPLNYSLSNVQLFRKSFTDVSTLANLYSLGPNWLHLAGFFKGEVVPNYGSLNLTKLSLEDLHPRNHFHQLHRSHVGTYAAHKPDVFISGKPGYGRIALGMLSFSPRIIPRENLSLQRSIQLSGGITAILFAFARIVELSDSPRIHADALNLLLRIAHDNNDFYNEFVQRDLLELVGIVLKNKKCHKEVCVLAAMLEVTFDQPILVYRGDVYSVLTNSVARIRYPEIIVFFFENFQMWIDHSEEVLNLVFKVLITITRDKHPGMDYNCKRLADAGLVPTLIDFCRMNFVIPPKTVKISEAAADWLVALIKNLSNTPPKVSLLKEIIDLLLLMHKPTDSYVTHDRQKFYFNINPHSPPHKSTKSNENKLAQRLNLRERRLKLRKVIPLAITNTNNASFESTTSFIEMGRLDSRPNDPVETSPQVAPPESLQISPTAGNYEANYEKLNQALANVGIHRKSLKSEKRKIRRLQSPIARVSLTPKERSSPSKLCLRNELNQSTQSLPTKFKFFEQNYFGTGNDFIQESFLRALCDLLLILPDQEAKQFFSADNQIIETLLILANNSNIRIRTMIINLIAVISDRVLGSYTEEQLKIFWHHLGNQIGSHSVSIELLNSCFRWVTKSGSVLALESLILEYHINVVQECGLNVLMAILPQSHGEPRLFQLVLHLMDYIGVKHPKATQYMVDNGLVGTIVKTAIKMHEKEDTGEVGANRDSFLSFITGFAQRSLMSVNFINPFWDLINGFILAERHKNPKVTQGVRDIHALFYRNLLQLFIYRPTDSIIGHKNNSFTVDLPGSGIPKAEVKARFNQIHDKAVAFITNCDADHQVFEPEVLLIKSLMNRTLNGNPRGGNIILWCLLPKRPASLKLYTIRQLGQYIDSGNYLSLICDVRMLKVFSHSILLFNNKDLSAEDLAFVNSFCKAIDGTQNITWTLTQTLEEFDYLRMINMNDQEQTILKSINKQEKLIHTCTIAAMEITRNIVEKQNKLRKELIIQLKKDNDFKFFNQWRQIIAQMTHEDAPWYNERLYPTSWELDDTYGPGLVQIRMRRCHRTVEQRFLQKDFRTEDDQPLKPLLEYLIPHNRSQEFSMENQVLYTSTVRQISPKEECDSDCILTSTELVLCQSTGDISIYDLHDITKIWNKRYQHQETAVEIFLRSDRSLFLVFDRSAERELFVGFFHDLVQREGRQDLEAYTQAWKEGSLSNWEYLMHLNQISGRSYHDLMQYPVYPWILSDYESPTLDLLLEKSFRNLEKPIAVQYKDLEKHYINNYNYLKQAENDSLDRQRIQPYHYSSHYSNSGTVLHFLVRMLPFTSLFLQYQDDSFDIPDRTFHSLATTWKLASKDSPTDVKELIPEFYCCPEFLENFEGFDFGLRQSGEPVDHVELPPWSHQSTRLFVLIHRQALECDHVRKRISSWIDLIFGYKQTGSAAVEAINVFHPATYANFNATDIDDPVEKLALETMVKTYGQMPRQLFDSPHPQSIVAPLWANPPEVIDTVSGLKWGLYSGSPVLPSPKIVDIRATLNNLATLTHMEGNRVVGLPSRMNIFRGQHTKAQYLMDWGHLDDVVRFRSIQESDTRSSELVYNTNMDPITACGSDPNCPDVWFGHRSGRIAVFQQRQPKKMSFFNSNIQPTVTRKRSSSFRKWIDRKSATLRRKLEGDEEGEESTGSVPIKWNFPVILIKHRAEITAIAISMEFKIVVSVSVDGTAAIWDCNTLSYVREIPKPVNGINSKISLVAISPTLGDIVTVHSSTHAASMSSRSNDTSTLVDDESFEVTENYNMDYVNVAMASSRDQLRLHTINAKYVEHVFMESPVMAVCYTSVKEGCGVNCIAVGMESGVIRLYSSWNLALVREITTNLGDPFGIISLIYSKNQHLIVLMSSNVIQTWKSEGLPGTSPQITELPVRRSVG; translated from the exons CGATCACGGTGAAGATCGATGCAATGTTTTGCGCGAGTTTCTCCTGGAAGGCGTCGGAGGGCGAGTCCTGAAGGTGCTCGATCAGATCGGAGCCAAA GACATTGTCAACTCGCGGGAGTTCGCGGAAGTGTTGATCCAGATCCTGCCGACCCGAAAGAGGTGCCTCGTGCATCAAACCGATCTAGAATATCCAGTGGAGTATAATTTACAGCTGTTGAAAGTGTTCAAAATGCGAACCGGTAACAGTGATTGGAGAAACGGCACAAAACGCAATTCTCTGAATATGAGCTCATCGCAAATCATCGAATGTTCCAGCCCGGTGCTGACTTCGTCGCCTCCGGCGATCTGCCGAATGTTGTCGTCCCCGCCGGTACCTCAGGAGCATAAGGTTGTCCAGACTGAACCAGATCCTCCACAACCCACGAACCTCGCTGATTATCACACCGAGGCATTCAACGCACATATCCATGCTACCTTGGGCCACGATAGGCTTACCATGATCGTACTTAACCTGCTAGAAAGTCTGGTAATACACGAGAACATTTTCATGATCGACGAAAAGTCCGTCACGATCACTTGCCTTCGGATGGCGATCGAACGGCTTCGTCGGCAAGAAGTCTTTGAGGAGAGTGCACGCAATCGGCAGATCCTCAGGCACAAACTCCTCGGAATATTAATGCTAAGTTTGAACAATCTGTTCTTCCTGGATACGCTGGAGAGTGATCACGTTAGCTTGAAGCAGATCACGTCCGACGTCATGGAACTGCTACGGAAAGAACTCGACGCCGACAGTATAAGCCCTATCAGTTGTGATTTCGTCTACAACCTTACGTACACGATCGTATCGACAGTGAATCAAACCTTCCTGCATTACTGCGAGCACATGGTTAGCGAGCAGTTCTTCAAGGCGATCTTTCGGCTACTGGAGAGCAACCTGGACATCGTTAAGCATGTGTACGGCCTGCTGCACGAGCAGAACGGTATCAACGGAACACATAACTCGTCCGTGGTGGACGTCCTTCTGAAAATGTTGCAGAACTTCATTCTAGTCCTTGCTCCGAGTCGTGCATCCGGGAAGAAACCTCCTCGTGCCAGACATAGACTACACCACGCACGGCAGGATCCCAAAACGGCGTACATCTGCGCACTGGAGAACATCCTCCTCAATATCTTCCCCGTAGTCAAGTACTCCGATCAACGAAAACTTCTGCACTTCTTCGGCGAGAACCAAATCTGCTGCTGCAACGCGACCATCGAAACACTGGAAGCCCTACTGGTGATCAACAGCGACGATCTAGTGCCCCGAATTTGTTTGAACTTCGCAAACCGTAGCGTGATATGCGCGATCTTCGGCCGATCGAGTTGTACTAGCTGCGAGGACGAACGGCACTCGGATTGCTTTGACGGGCGCTTCAATCGGCTGCATCGGCAAGCGTTTGAGGCGTTCGGTCGCGAGGAAAACAGACCTCGGATGCCGATCTTGCTGAAGTATTTACAGGAGGTTGTGAAAGTGATACCTGCTGCTCTGGAGAAGTTCATTTTGTTCGAGCTGGTGGTGCCACAGCTGCGCAAGGAAATGGCCGGGTTTGACAGTGGAATGTTGGATGATACAACCAAGGATCTTGTCAACGGTTGCCTGTTGATCGTTGGGAGGTGCTTGAAGAATGCTCATCTGTTTGAGGCGTTCTTCACGGAGGGAAACGTGGATATGCTGAGGGATTTTTCCAAGCGAGCCGAGTTCGTCTATCATACGGGGGTGATCTTCAGGATCGCGTTCGATGCCGCGGATGGCCTAGACATGATCGAAGACCAACTCGGGAAGATCATTTTGGACAACGTACAGGCTCTGTCCGATCATTTGGGTGCTCTTTTTGCAGTACTTAAGAGTAGCGACGTTCGTGTTAGACTGAAAGGACCAACGGCGAAAGTTGGAGAGGATCTGACGGAGCAAGACTCGACCAATAACGTCCTGCAGGTATTTGCTGAACACTGGAAAGTAGTTCGCCACCTGATTCAAGTGAACGATCACTTCTACGAAGCTTTTTGCAAAACTTTCGGTGAATGTGAAGACTTTATTCGGCTAGTCTGCAACCTTTTCAGTGCGATCTTGTTCTACGACAAGCCGAAGCAGGGTGAGTCGACACCCTCCAAGGTATCCACGACCGATTTGACCGAGCAGACGAGCCCAGAACGTCGAAGCATTCTGAATATCTTCCACTTCAACGATCAACTGATAGATCACCAACTGTCGAGTGATGAGTTCTACTATAGCTGCACTGCGATCGCGTCCGACGGTGCGGAGGATGAAGACTACACTCTGCTTCGGGAGTTGGCCATGGAGAAGGTTATGCAGTTCCCGGCGGCCTCTCAGGAACAGTTGAACAACGGAAAGCTGGAACGGACCTGGTCACTGTTCGACAAGCTGAACATTCGGCAAATGTTGACCGATCTGGTGGATGAGTACTTTCCTGGCTCGATGGCGAAACAACGACCCCGATTCGATGAGCTTCCAGAGCAAGCGCGGCAGCTGCTGTCCACCGGAGGATTCATACGGAAGCGATTGGCCATGCTGGTGGAGCTGATCCTGAGCACGTTTCAGGTGCTGGTGGACAAAGACAACCGACTGG AGGACGCCATGCAGTCGGCGTTGATCGAACTGAAGAAGCTGCTCCTCAGCGGAGCCCTGGAAAACTGGGACTCGCCGGAAGTGACGAAAAATGTGATGAATGCGTTGCAATCGCTGCTCAAAATTGCGGAAGTACGCAGTGAGGTGGCTGGGTTCGAGGTGATCGACGGTCAACAGACGAGTGAGTACTACTTCCCGACGCAATCGTTCAGCAGTACTGGAAGGAAGTCCGTCAGTGCGGAAGATGAGGTCAGTTCGACGGACGATAGCTTCACGACAGCCTTCGACGACGGATACGATGGGGACGTGGAGAATGATCATCTGTTGACGGTTGTGTCGCGATCCAGTAGCACACGATCGCGGGAGATCGGATCCAGCAAGGTGAACCAGCATATCTGCAACATAGTGGTGGACATTCTGGTTGAGCTGTCGAAGAAGTGTGCGACGGATCCTCAGAACTGGTGTTCTACGCTTTCGCAAATGGTCTTGAAGCTAAACGGGATCAAAAGCCATCTTGGAGGTTCACTGTATTTGATCACTGGGTTCGGCCCTGTGCTACAACGAAGTGATGTTCGACTGAAAGAGCTCCAGACGTCCATACTGGAGTTGATCACCGATCTCGACAGTCCTGAAGTGTTCGCCAAATTCCTACAGCTGTTGAGTCTTGAAGATCCGCCAGTTCAACTGATCTTGACCAAGTTGATGAACTTGGTAGACACGACTTTCAAACTGGAATGCTACACCGAAGTTAGCTTCCCGGATCCAAGTGATGACGGTACCCGGATATCCACGTGCGATGTGCTTTTGTCCAAGAAAATAAGTTATCTGCGGGAACACCACAAATACTACAATATCCGATCACCTTTCACCTGCTCCGCCAAAATGATCCCGCTGAGCTACGTGAACTTTTCACCATGGAGCGCTGAAGGTTGTACGGCTTCCGTCTGGTTTCGCTTGAATCCCACTCATCAAGACATAAATCGTCTCACGATCACGCATCTGATCTCCGTCGGTAGCGAAAAGCAGATCGTTTCCGTTTTCATCAACCGACAGCGCCAGTTCACGGTGCGCTTCAACAAACCCGATCGAATCATCTCCAGTGCCAATACCAAGCGATACCTGGCTAGCGCAATCGATGTGAGCTGTTGTGATAATTGTGCCAAAGAACTGTCCCACATGTGGAACTACAAGAACTTTCTTCGTTCGATAGAACCCTCCGTATCGGTCTTCCGTATTGACGCTCCGGGAGCACAGTGCGTCTACTGCTACAAACATCTCCCCGTAGGAAGAACATCAGTGACAACCAGCCTCTCCAACGACTATTTCTACGACCTTCATTCGGAGCAGTACACGATCAAAGATCTGCAACTGAAAGAAGATCAATGGACTTCCCTAGCCCTATCCGTTCAACAGCAAGACAACTCGATATCCATTGTCCTCACACTAAACGGAGTTCAACAACAAACCCTTACCATATCTGATCCTTGCCAAATCCACATCGATACGGCTCTCCCCGTCCTTGCCATCGGTCATCGGATAGGCGTAGAAGATGACTGTCCCCTGAACTATTCACTCTCAAACGTACAACTGTTCAGAAAGAGCTTCACAGACGTATCCACCCTGGCAAATCTGTACTCCCTCGGTCCCAACTGGCTACATCTAGCAGGGTTCTTTAAAGGCGAAGTCGTTCCCAACTATGGCAGCCTCAACCTGACCAAGCTATCCCTCGAGGATCTACATCCCCGAAACCACTTCCACCAGCTGCATCGATCACATGTCGGAACCTACGCGGCTCACAAACCGGATGTTTTCATCAGCGGCAAACCAGGCTACGGAAGGATCGCCCTAGGGATGCTCAGCTTTTCGCCACGAATCATCCCAAGAGAAAACCTTTCCCTGCAACGATCGATACAGCTGTCCGGAGGCATCACCGCAATACTATTCGCCTTTGCCCGGATCGTTGAGCTGTCCGATTCACCGAGAATACACGCCGACGCCTTGAATCTACTGCTACGGATAGCTCATGACAACAACGACTTCTACAACGAATTCGTTCAACGGGATCTACTGGAACTGGTGGGGATCGTATTGAAGAACAAGAAATGCCATAAGGAAGTTTGCGTCCTTGCGGCCATGCTGGAAGTCACGTTCGATCAACCGATCTTGGTGTACCGTGGCGACGTGTACAGCGTCCTAACCAACTCCGTAGCCCGGATTCGCTACCCGGAGATCAtcgtatttttcttcgaaaacttcCAGATGTGGATCGATCACTCGGAGGAGGTTTTGAACCTGGTGTTCAAAGTGCTGATCACGATCACCCGGGACAAGCACCCCGGAATGGACTACAACTGCAAACGTCTAGCCGATGCGGGTCTGGTGCCAACCTTGATCGACTTCTGCCGGATGAACTTCGTCATTCCTCCGAAGACTGTCAAGATCTCCGAAGCTGCGGCGGATTGGTTGGTGGCTCTGATTAAGAACCTCTCCAACACTCCTCCCAAGGTGAGTCTCCTCAAGGAGATCATCGATCTGTTGCTGCTCATGCACAAACCTACAGACAGCTATGTCACCCACGATCGCCAAAAGTTCTACTTCAACATCAATCCTCACTCGCCTCCACACAAGAGTACCAAGTCCAATGAAAATAAACTGGCCCAACGCTTGAACCTCCGCGAACGACGCCTCAAGTTGCGCAAGGTCATCCCGCTGGCCATCACCAACACCAACAACGCCTCGTTCGAATCTACCACCAGTTTCATCGAAATGGGCAGACTGGACAGCAGGCCCAATGATCCGGTGGAAACTTCACCGCAAGTCGCGCCACCCGAGTCGCTCCAGATTAGCCCTACAGCAGGAAACTACGAGGCCAATTACGAAAAACTGAATCAGGCCCTCGCCAACGTCGGAATCCACCGGAAGAGCTTGAAGAGCGAGAAGCGGAAGATTCGACGGCTGCAAAGTCCGATAGCCAGGGTCAGCCTGACGCCCAAGGAACGATCGTCCCCTTCGAAGCTGTGCCTGAGAAACGAACTGAACCAGTCGACGCAATCGCTACCGACGAAATTCA AGTTCTTCGAGCAAAACTACTTCGGAACGGGCAACGACTTCATCCAGGAGAGTTTCCTACGCGCTTTGTGCGATCTACTGCTGATCCTGCCGGATCAAGAAGCGAAACAGTTCTTCTCGGCGGACAATCAAATAATCGAAACCTTACTGATTCTGGCCAACAACTCCAACATCCGGATTCGGACGATGATCATCAACCTGATCGCGGTCATCAGCGATCGCGTGCTGGGCAGCTACACCGAGGAGCAGCTAAAGATCTTTTGGCATCATCTGGGCAACCAGATCGGGTCGCACAGCGTGAGCATCGAGCTGTTGAACAGCTGCTTCCGATGGGTTACAAAGTCGGGTTCGGTACTGGCGTTGGAGTCGTTGATCTTGGAGTACCACATCAATGTGGTTCAGGAATGTGGGCTGAATGTGTTGATGGCGATCCTGCCGCAGTCACACGGCGAACCTCGGCTGTTTCAACTGGTGTTACATCTGATGGATTACATCGGCGTTAAACATCCGAAGGCCACGCAGTACATGGTAGACAACGGGTTGGTGGGGACGATCGTTAAGACTGCGATCAAAATGCACGAGAAGGAAGATACCGGAGAGGTGGGGGCCAATCGTGACAGCTTTCTAAGTTTCATCACCGGCTTTGCGCAGCGATCGTTGATGTCCGTGAACTTCATCAAT CCTTTCTGGGACCTGATCAATGGCTTTATTCTTGCTGAGAGACACAAAAATCCGAAAGTTACGCAAGGAGTTCGGGACATCCACGCCCTGTTCTACcgcaatctgctgcaacttttcATCTATAGGCCTACAGACTCAATAATTGGGCACAAAAACAACT CTTTCACGGTTGACCTTCCGGGCAGCGGGATTCCAAAGGCGGAGGTGAAGGCTCGCTTCAACCAGATCCACGACAAAGCCGTCGCGTTCATAACCAACTGCGATGCCGATCATCAGGTCTTCGAACCCGAAGTTCTGCTGATCAAGAGCCTGATGAACCGAACCTTGAATGGGAACCCTCGCGGTGGTAACATTATCCTGTGGTGTCTTCTTCCGAAACGTCCGGCCAGTTTGAAGCTGTACACGATTCGACAGCTCGGGCAGTACATTGACAGTGGAAATTACCTTTCGTTGATCTGCGATGTCCGCATGTTGAAGGTGTTCAGTCACAGTATCCTTCTATTCAACAATAAGGATTTGAGCGCCGAGGATCTCGCGTTTGTGAACAGCTTCTGCAAAGCAATCGATGGTACGCAAAATATCACTTGGACATTGACGCAAACGCTGGAGGAGTTCGATTATCTGCGCATGATCAACATGAACGATCAagagcagacgatattgaagtcGATCAACAAGCAAGAGAAACTGATCCACACCTGCACGATCGCTGCTATGGAAATCACGCGGAACATCGTGGAAAAGCAAAACAAGTTACGCAAGGAGCTGATCATTCAGCTCAAGAAGGACAACGACTTCAAGTTCTTCAACCAGTGGAGGCAGATCATCGCGCAGATGACCCACGAAGACGCTCCGTGGTACAATGAAAGGCTGTATCCGACGTCTTGGGAGTTGGATGACACGTACGGCCCGGGTCTTGTGCAGATCCGGATGAGGAGGTGTCATCGGACAGTTGAGCAGCGGTTCTTGCAAAAAGACTTCCGGACAGAGGATGATCAACCTTTGAAACCACTTCTGGAATACCTGATACCACACAATCGGAgtcaggaattttcgatggagaACCAAGTACTTTACACGTCGACTGTGCGACAAATCTCTCCCAAAGAGGAATGTGATAGTGACTGCATTTTGACGAGTACGGAGTTGGTGTTGTGTCAAAGTACTGGCGATATCTCCATCTACGATCTACACGACATCACAAAGATCTGGAACAAGCGCTATCAGCACCAGGAAACGGCTGTGGAGATCTTCCTTAGAAGTGACAGGTCACTGTTCTTGGTTTTCGATAGGTCTGCGGAACGGGAGCTATTTGTTGGGTTCTTCCATGATCTCGTCCAACGGGAAGGCCGACAAGATCTGGAAGCCTATACGCAGGCTTGGAAGGAAGGATCTCTGAGCAATTGGGAATATCTGATGCACTTGAATCAAATTTCGGGCAGAAGTTACCACGACCTGATGCAGTATCCGGTGTATCCTTGGATATTGTCAGACTACGAAAGCCCAACGCTTGATCTGCTCCTAGAAAAGTCATTCCGAAATTTGGAAAAACCTATCGCCGTGCAGTACAAAGATCTGGAGAAGCACTACATCAACAACTACAACTATCTGAAGCAAGCAGAAAACGACTCTCTCGATAGACAGCGCATCCAGCCGTATCACTACAGCTCCCATTACTCAAACTCCGGAACGGTGCTGCATTTCCTGGTTCGAATGCTTCCGTTCACCTCACTCTTCCTTCAGTATCAAGACGACAGCTTCGACATCCCGGATCGGACGTTCCACTCGCTGGCAACCACCTGGAAACTGGCCAGTAAAGATTCTCCCACGGATGTGAAAGAACTGATCCCGGAGTTCTACTGctgtccggaattcctggaaaatttcgaaGGATTCGATTTCGGCCTGCGCCAATCCGGAGAACCTGTCGATCACGTTGAACTTCCTCCGTGGAGCCACCAATCTACGCGGCTGTTTGTGCTGATCCATCGGCAAGCCCTGGAGTGCGATCACGTTCGGAAACGGATATCCAGctggattgatctgattttcggCTACAAGCAAACCGGCTCGGCGGCCGTCGAAGCAATCAATGTGTTTCATCCGGCAACTTATGCGAACTTCAACGCCACGGATATCGACGACCCGGTTGAAAAGCTTGCGCTGGAAACTATGGTCAAAACTTACGGTCAGATGCCGCGGCAGTTGTTCGACAGCCCGCATCCACAGTCCATCGTTGCACCACTTTGGGCGAATCCTCCAGAAGTCATTGACACTGTCAGTGGTCTGAAATGGGGTCTGTACAGTGGGTCACCAGTTCTGCCGAGTCCCAAGATCGTAGACATCCGAGCAACGCTCAACAACCTTGCTACCCTGACGCACATGGAAGGTAACAGGGTGGTAGGTCTGCCCTCGCGGATGAACATCTTCCGAGGACAACATACAAAGGCCCAATACCTGATGGACTGGGGCCATCTGGACGATGTGGTGCGGTTCCGATCGATACAGGAAAGCGATACTCGATCGAGCGAGTTGGTCTACAACACCAACATGGATCCCATCACCGCGTGTGGAAGTGATCCAAACTGTCCGGATGTTTGGTTCGGGCATCGATCGGGCAGGATCGCTGTGTTCCAGCAGCGACAGCCCAAGAAGATGTCGTTCTTCAACTCGAACATACAACCGACGGTGACGCGGAAGCGATCCAGTTCGTTCCGGAAGTGGATCGATCGCAAGAGCGCAACGTTACGGAGGAAGTTGGAAGGCGATGAGGAGGGCGAGGAATCGACAGGGAGTGTACCGATTAAGTGGAACTTCCCGGTGATCTTGATCAAGCATCGGGCAGAAATAACGGCGATCGCGATCAGTATGGAGTTCAAGATCGTGGTAAGCGTGAGCGTAGATGGAACCGCAGCGATATGGGACTGTAATACGTTGAGTTATGTGCGAGAGATTCCGAAACCGGTCAACGGGATCAACTCGAAGATCAGTTTGGTGGCGATCAGTCCAACGCTAGGGGATATCGTGACGGTCCACTCGAGTACGCATGCGGCATCAATGTCGAGTCGATCGAACGATACCTCAACGCTGGTAGACGACGAAAGTTTTGAAGTGACCGAAAACTACAACATGGACTACGTCAATGTGGCGATGGCTTCGAGTCGCGATCAGCTGCGACTGCACACGATCAACGCCAAGTACGTGGAGCATGTGTTCATGGAAAGTCCGGTGATGGCGGTGTGCTACACCTCCGTGAAGGAGGGCTGTGGAGTTAATTGTATAGCCGTGGGCATGGAAAGCGGTGTGATAAGACTGTATAGTAGCTGGAATTTGGCGTTGGTTCGCGAGATCACCACGAACCTGGGTGATCCTTTCGGAATCATCAG CCTCATCTACTCAAAGAACCAGCACCTGATCGTACTAATGTCAAGCAATGTGATCCAAACGTGGAAATCCGAAGGTCTTCCCGGAACATCACCCCAGATCACGGAACTACCCGTTCGGAGATCCGTCGGCTAA